The Chryseobacterium glaciei DNA window TGGCTTCATTGGGTAAAGCTTTTTTCGTACGGGTCGAAATGATGTTCTGGAAAAAAGCAATATCATCCGCTTCATTGGTATAAATAAAATATATATTCTTTCCATGTCTTGGCACCTGTAATACTGAAACCACTTTTTTATTTTCTACCACAGGAACCATTAGAAAGCTTTCATCAAAGCGATCCATTGTTGTAGCATAATCCCAAAAAGGCGTACCATTAAATTTTTTAATTTTGGTTTCGTTTTCGCGATAGACCTGAATTACATTTTGAATGTATTTCTCATCTTCTTTCCAAAGAGATTTGTTTTCGTATTCCTTAGAGGAAGGATCTAGTGATGAAGAGAGATCATCATGAACACAGGAATACAGCGAAATGCTGAGAACTGCTAAGATAAGCAGCCTGATAATAAAGCTTTTTTTCATTAATTGTTTGTTTTTTACGTTGTAAATATATAAAATAATTCTCTATACAAGGAGAACTTCTACAAAACTAAAATAAAATTTGTCCCAACATCATAAGAATTTTTATATTTTTGATAAAAATTCTTATAAAATGAGTATAGGTACTAGGGTAAAGCAATACAGGGAAGCTAAAAACTGGTCTCAGGAAGATCTGGCAATACGTCTTGATACTACACAGACCACGATTTCCAATATAGAATCTGATAAAAATATCCCCAATTCTTTGCTCTTAAAAAAGATTGCTGATGAATTAGAAGTTAATTTAAATGATCTATACGATGATAAAATAACAAATATTAGTAATATAGAAAAGAATGACGGTGTTGTAAATACAGGAAGTGGAACCGTAAATATGCAATCACCAGAACTACTAGAAGCTATCCTAAAAAATCAGGAGCAGATTGCCAAACTGATGGAAGCTCAAAGTAAACTGATAGAAAGTTTACTGAAAAAATAAGATCATATCGCCCCTAAAATATAGGTTTGCATTGTCGGAGTTTCCGAAAGTGCAAACCTTTTTTATTTCTTATCATCGGAAGTTCCGACGGGTTAAACTTAATTCATTTCTCTTCGTCGGAGTTTCCGACAGCATGAATCTGTTTCGATTTAGGTCGTCGGAATTTCCGACAATGCAAAGCTGTATTTTGGGAAGAAGAAATGAACTTTTACACTACATTTTATCATCAAACATAAAATTATAGATAATATTCTATGTCTAAATCACTAATAATTAATATAGAAACACTGTTTTTGGCATAAAAATAGCTTCAGAAATCCCTGAAAAACACAATTAATACACACAAGATGAAAAAATTAATCCCGGTGGATCTTATGAAGCTCCATCATGCCGAATTCGGGCAGTTTATCGTACGCTTTTTTGAAGACTTCAACAACTCTTCGCTTGATGCCAACACCGATACTGATTTCAAGAAGATGTTTGATGCTATCCAGGCACAAATCCCAATCTATAACAGTTCTTTAGATCAGATAAGAGGAAGTGAAGAAACGTCAAAAATTGCAGCCGCAGACGCTGTTCGTGATGCAGATCTTCAAGCGTTGAGAGACGCCGTAAGACCTTACAGAAACGCCAAAACACAGACCGAAAAAGATGCTTACGTTACCATAAAAATGTTATTGAATCAATATAAAAATGTACAGCATGCTTCTTACGAGGAAGAAACCAACAGGCTTACAACATTAGTTGGAAAGCTTCTTTCTTCGGATTACAGTTCTGCTATTTCTTCATTGGGTATTGTAAAATTCACCAATCATTTGTCGGATTCCAATGCTGCATTTAACACGATCTTTTCCTCTCGGTATTCAGGAAACTCTCAAAAGCAGAACTTTGATGTTAAAGCTTTAAGAAAAGTTTTAACTCGCGATTATAAGCAAATGGCCAACTATATTGTGACATTGGCGAATGTAAAGGAAGACCCGTTCTACACTGATCTACTGACAATCCTGAACAACGGAAGAAACTATTTCTCAAAAACAGTTCTGGCAAGAAGAAACGGAAACAAAACAGAAACACAACTTTAAAAATTATAATGATGAAAGATTTATTTGAAATGATATTCAGAACACGGGAAGATTCCACAAAAGTACAGGTTTTAAGCATTTTCTTATTGATTGGCTTTGGTCTTTTTTGCCTGCTCATTTTTACGGCAAAAATTCACTTAAACAGCTTACTGGTATATGCGACTGCTTTTCTTGCTTACGTAGGTTTTTCCCTACTATTTATAAGTTCTCTGCTAAGAAATATGAAAAGAAAATAAACAGATATTGACAACAATCTCTGCACAAAAAAACCGTCCTTTTTAAAAAGACGGTTTTTTGTTTAATACTATTTTATAATTATTTCAAATACTCATTTTTATCAAGTTTAAAATCAAGGATTTTCCCGTCTCTTTTTACCTTGACTTCAATTGTTTTATAATCCTTTTCTACTCTATTGATCATATAATTACAAGCAGATTCTTTATTTAAATGATCTAGATCAATAGCATTGATGCTCAAAATAGAATCTCCGATCTGAACAGGTGAACCATTATCTTTAAATACAAAAACCACAACAGGTTTTGCATCTATAAAACGATATCCGAAACCGAAAGATTCCAGTTTTGGAGGATTGTTTTTGATGCGTTTCATGTAGATTTTGTTGTTTTTCCAGTCCATGATGAAAATAAAGTCTTTGAAGAATTCGTTTCCGATCAGGCTTGTACTTCCGGTCATCACCAATTCATTCTGGAAAGTTTGGTTTCCAAGCGTCATTTCCTCCGTTCTGAAAATATATCCCGGAACCGGTTTCCCTGCACCAAAAGCTCCGACGGAATTCGTTCCATACGTTTCAACTGCTTGTTTTACTTTCTTTGAATTGTAGTTACTGTCCGATATTTTCAATCTTCCTGTAAATCCTGTATCGAAAGTAAGTTCAATTTTTTTATCTAAAATTTTCGCCAGAACGGTTGGTGTTTTCTGCGTTTTTGCATCAAATGGAATGACAGTTTCATAGTCTTTCAGATCAAAATTCGCCAGGTCTTTTGTCGTTTCAATCGAACTTTCTGAATAATTGATTCTCCAAAACAGTTTTGCCATCTGGTTTGCTCCCAAAATACCATCAATTTTGAAACAACCCAACTCCGAACCATTTAAGTCCATTACAACAACTCCGATGTTTTTGAAAATAACATTGTCAACCGTCATTTCCGGTAACTGCGTAAAGATCTGTTCCTGCTTATTTTTCTGCGAATCTTTTACTTTGCTTGAGTGCTTTTTTTCAAGATTCAGTTCGCTGTAGATAGAGTTGGAAATCACAGTCGGCGCACCGGAATCAAACAGAAAATTGTATATTTTTCCATTGATATTGACCTTTACAAACGGTAAATCGCTTGCGTAAGTTAGATTGATCTTCTCAACTGTATTTTTTAATTGCACTTCTCCGTCTTCGAAGAATCTTTTGCCTTGCGCGGAAATGAGGATTGTGAAGAATATAAAAAATAGTTGGGGGATCTTTTGCATTGGGTTATTTTACACGAAAATAAGGTTTTTATTCTTCTTCATCTGCAAGAGTTAATTTATTTTCACTTTCATAATCTAAATCTGTTAAATTTGACTTTAAATAATCATCATTAAAAATTCCAATTACAATTACTTTTGACACGTCTGTATCAAGAACAATTTTATCACTAGTAGAGTTTAATCTAATTCGTCTACTAAGCCTTGGATGATTTGAAATAAAGCTTACTATTGTAGATTTTTCCAATTGTAGGACAGGAGATTCGGCTTGGATTCTTAAAACTCTTTTAGCATATTTAATGTTATCCATGAAAAGATGTAATTCTTCTATATTATCAATTAAATCTAAAGAAGAAATCAACTCAAGTTTTATCCTAGCTTGATTTTTAACAATTTCATTATATCCATATGCAGAAGCAAAGGTTTTTAAATTATTTACAATTAAAGTATTATCTGCAAATAAGAAATCTATTGAAGTATTTATTTGTAAAATACTTGATGATAGTTTTTCAAATCTATTACCTCTAGGAATTAATCCTAACATCTTATCTTGCCTAACAATAGTTACTGGATAGACATGCTTATAAATTGAGAAGTAATTATCTTCACTTCCTATTGTAATAATAATAGCTTTTATAGATTGTATATCATCATTTGAAAATGAAAAATCTGGATAATCAGTAAATGGGTTAAACTCATTAATAACTGAAAGTTTTTCAGGAAATTCATCTAGATCATAAAGGAAAAGTGTATCAACTGTTTCATGAGTTGCTGAAATATTTCTTAAATTAATATTGCTATTATTTATGATTTTTTCATTTATTTCATTAACAAAAATTTCTTTTAATTCATCCGCTAAATTTTGTGAAATATCTGCGTTTAAAATGACTTCAGAATTATCTTCTTGCTTTTTAATAATATGAATGCATATACCAACAGGAACTGATGTATTATTTATTAATTTTAATCTTTCTTTTAATTGATTTAATTCCATATTTAAGTTTTATTTGCTATGTATATATTATCACTTAATAATTTGCTTTTTATCCAATCATCTTTTTTAATTATATCTTTAGTGATTATAATTATACCATCATTATTCGCAGTAGAAATTTTATAAATATGATAACCTAATAAAGCCAAGGTAGGATTTGTATAAAACATATTTGTTTTTACATATATGAATCCTATTATAATTAAGCTTAAGAAAAAAATTAAGCCATTTCGATTTTCACCCAAATTGAAGCTTAAAAATGGTAATATATAGGTAACTAAAAATGTTAAATGTTCCCAGTTTAGATTTTCTATTTTTGATATTTTTTCAGGTAATGACCGATTACCATTAATTATATATTTAAATTGGAAATAAAAAATAAAACCTAAAATAACAATTATTAGAGATATTGATGGAATAATATTCATTTCAAGAATGTCTTGAAAACTTATAAATCCACAATTGATACCAAAACAAGTTGGAAAGCTAACTTTATTTATAAATAGTAGTATAAATAAAAGCCATAATGACAATACATAAAGTTGGATTTTTAATTTCATTAATAACAATTTTGTTGCACCAAAAATATATAGTCTTTTTGCTTAAAAATTACGGGAATCCGTACTCCTACTTAATTTCCAAATTTTACCATATAAAAACGAAAAAGCCGCCCTAAAAAGGACGGCTTTCAATATCATAAAACTTCAATTACTGAACTTTCACAAGCTCAACATCAAAAATCAACCAAGCATTTGGAGGAATTACTCCTCCAGCACCTCTTTCTCCGTAACCCAATGCTGGTGGGATTAATAAAGTAGCAGTTTCACCTTCTTTTAATAATAGGATACCTTCGTCCCATCCTTTGATCACTCTACCCATTCCGATAGGAATTTCGATAGGCTCGTTTCTCTTGAATGAAGAATCGAACTCAGTTCCATCTACCAATTTTCCAGCGTAGTGTACAGAAATATTGTCACCTGCTTTTGGAGCTTTTCCGGTAGTTGTTTTTGTGATCTTGTAGTATAATCCTGATTCAGTTTTTTGCATTCCTACCTGTAAATCCTCAACCATTTTCAACTGATTTGCTTTGAAATCCTCTTCTTTTTTCTTTCTGTCAGCTTCTTCCTTGGCTACATACGCTTTATTATTTTCAGCGATCTTAGCTTTTCCCTCAGTGAAAGTTTTTGCTGCATCGTAGTTTTTGTACTCGTCTCCTTTGCTGAAAATAGATACTTTTTCAAGTACAATATCAGTTTTAGGCTTATCCTGAGCTCCTTTGTCTACATTAGCGATAGCATCAATAACATCGTTACCTTTTACTACTGCTCCGAAGATTGTGTGCTTTCCGTCTAACCAAGGTGTAGCTACTTCAGTAATGAAAAACTGAGAACCGTTTGTGTTTGGTCCAGAGTTCGCCATTGATAAAATACCTTTTCCTGTGTGGTGAAGATCGTTTCTTTCGTCTTCGAATTTATATCCAGGATCTCCAGCTCCAGTTCCTTTAGGATCTCCCCCTTGGATCATGAAATCTTTGATTACTCTGTGGAAGATCGTTCCGTCATAGAAAGGAACTCCTTTAGCCTTAGATTTGTTATCAATTTTACCTTCTGCAAGACCAACAAAGTTAGCCACAGTTACAGGCGATTTTTTGTCTTCAAACTTTACAATAAGGTTCCCTTTCGTTGTTTGAAGATTAGCATAAAGTCCGTCTTTAAGCCCTTCGTAAGTTTCTTTGTCTACGTTCATTTTTTTATAAATTGGTGTACAACTCATCAGCGAAACACTAGCCGCTGCCAGAATTATATTCTTGTTAAACAATTTCATTATAATGCTTTTAATTTTATGATTAATGGGATATCATTATCTATTTTTTTCTCGTCTCCATAGGTTCCGTAAGCCAGTGCAGACGGCACCAAAAGCGTAACTTCTTCCCCATCGTGTATAAAACGCAGTGCATTTTCTACGGCTTTTAATTCATCAAAGTGTCCGAATTTGGCATCTCTTCTTCCTAAAGGCTCCTCATAGATCTTGGTTTGATCAAAATCATACAGATCATAAGAATAAGAGATAAGGGAATTATCCTGTCTTCTTTCTCTTTGATCAAAACCTTCGGCAGTTACCCAGTAATTAAGCTGTGTAGGATAGAATTTTACAGTCTGTGTCGCTATCCATTGCTGGATCTGGTTTCTTTCCACTGAATTCAGATTTTTCATTCTGTCTTTAGAGACATCAAGATCTTTTTTACTCAAGACCCCACCCACAGGAGGATGAACCTGTGTATTTCTGTTACAGCTCAGTAAGCCTAATATCGATATGAAGAGAATTTTTTTCATAAACTTTTGCGAAAATACGCATTTCACAGGATATAAAAAACAAAAAAAGCCAAGAATCTCTTGGCTTTTATATAATTTTTCTGTGTTGAATTAAACTGTTTCAAGAACATTTTTCTCAACCACGACTCTCCATCCGAAAGTATCTTCTGCAACGTTCGTCTGAATATTAACTAAATCATTTTTAAGTGTAGCAGCAAAACTTTCATCGTCAGAAAGTACAGGTAACTGTAATTTATCACCGTTATATCCTAAAGCCTGGAAAACCGTAGTTACAACTGCAGTTCCAACGCCCCAAACTTCTTTCAATGTTCCGTTCTTCTGAGCTTCTACAACAGCTTTTACAGGAATTGGTTCAACCTTTACTTCAATCCCTCTTTTCTTAGCTAACTGAATAAAACTGTCTCTTGTAACACCATCTAAAATTTTCTCAGAAGTTGGCGGCGTATAAATTGTATCGTTAATTCTAACGAAAACATTCATTGTTCCACTTTCTTCGAAATATTCGTGAGTAGCATCATCAGTCCAGATAATCTGCTCATATCCTTCGTCCATTGCTAATTGAGTCGGGTAAAAAGATGCCGCATAGTTTCCTGCTGCTTTAGCAGAACCTACACCACCGCTTGCCGCTCTTGAATAATGGTCTGAAATTTTAACAGAAACTGGCTCTGTATAATAGCTCTTTGCAGGTGTTGCAACGATAGCGAACATATATTTATTAGAAACTCTAGCTTTCAATGCTTCTTCCGTAGCGAAAATTAATGGTCTGATATACAGTGACATTCCCTCTCCAGAAGGAATCCAGCCTCTGTCTAAATCTACCAATGCCTTTAAACCATCTAGAAACATTTCTTCCGTAACTTCCGGCATTGCAAGACGCGTAGCCGACTTGTTGATACGCTCAAAATTCTTTTCAGGCCTGAAAAGGAAAACCTGCCCGTCTTTGTCTTTATAGGCTTTCATACCCTCAAAACAAGCCTGTCCGTAGTTTACCCCCATCATCGCTGGTGTAAACATTAAAGGACCATAAGGAACTAATTTTACATCCCCCCATTTTCCGTCCTCATACTCACATATTATCATATGATCTATAAAAGTATTTCCGAAAGAAAAATTGTTTGGGTCGAATGTAGAAATTCTGGAGTTTTCAGTTTTTTGAATTATCATTTCTAAAATTTTTTATGATGTTCTACAAATTTAACATAATTTTCTAAATATAAAAATTTTACATTAAATTTGACAAAAAAAAGCTTGAAACGAGAAATTAAGACCACGAATGACGGTAGTAAAACTTTGTTTATCAATGATTTAAATGAAAACTACCACTCTCATCACGGAGCACTGCAAGAAGCAGAACATGTGTTTATTAAAAACGGATTAAATCTAATAAATGATTGCGAAATTAATATTTTAGAACTCGGTTTTGGAACAGGTTTGAATGTTTTGGTTACAATTAATGAATATTTAAAAACTGACAAAAATCATATCATCAACTATTTTACCTTGGAAAAGTATCCCATAAATGAATCAGAAATTGAAGATTTGGCCTACTTTGAGCATTTTGATAACCCAGAATTAAAAGAAATTTATCAAAAAATTCATCAAGCAGAATGGGGAAAATCGGTTGAAATTATTAATGGAATCAATCTTAAAAAGATCCAATGTGACTTCTTTGACCTGAAAGACATTGAGTTACCTAAAATCAACCTTGTTTATTTTGACTGTTTTGGAGCGAGAGTTCAGCCTGATCTTTGGGAAAAGCCATTATTTGAAATGGTTTCAGATAAAATGAGTGTTAACGGCTTATTAACAACCTACTCTTCTAAAGGAAGCGTAAGAAGGATTCTTCAGGAACTTAATTTTAAAGTAGAGAAGAAACAAGGTCCACCGGGAAAAAGGGAGATGATTAATGCTGTGAAGTTATAGGTTGGGAGTTTGAAGCAAGAAAATGGAAGTTTATAGACCTATTAAATATATAGTAGTAAACTTCCGGCATCCATCTTCTAACTTCCAGCAAAAATTCCTAAATTAGCTATACAAATTATTATATATGATAGATAAGATCAACGTGAGAGTCTATGCCTGTGCTGTAAAAGACAAAAAAGTTCTGACACTATTTGAAGAATACGCAGGAGAACCTTTAATGAAATTTCCGGGAGGCGGTTTAGAATATGGAGAAGGACTTATTGAATGCTTACACCGCGAATTTGATGAAGAACTTAATGTGAAAATAGAGATTGTAGAACATTTCTACACACAGGAAAATTTTCTGGTTTCGCGTTTCAGAGAGAACGAACAATTACTTACCATATATTATATAGTAAATATTACCAATGAAGAGGATTTCATCATCCTTGATCCTTGTATTGAAAAAACAGAATGGATCCCAATCGACAGACCGGATAATCCGTTTCCATTACCAGTAGATAAAGTAGTATTCGATAAGTTAAAAGAAAAATACCTGTAAAATTTACAGGTATTTTTTATTGTTATATTATTTGTTATTTTGGGGATTTAAAAGTACTTGCGCCAGGATAAGGCTGCAGGTAACCAGAGTTCCAATTGGACTGCAGAAGAGACTCTAAAAATTCGTCTGTTCTGTTTTTACGTGGGTTGTATTGGTCTTTAAGATCGATATCTGCCATTTTACCTTTTACATTCCACCAGAATGCGCTCCATCCACCTCTTAATTCTTTAATAATTTCAAATACATTTTTGCCGGTAGCTCTGTTCATCAACTTTGCAAAAACCTGACCTTCCGTTGTGGTAAGATCTCTTAATTGCTTTTCATATTGATCAGCCAGCATATTTTGCCTGTCTTTTATATATTTTCTTTTTGCTTTACTATCCAGATCGGTCATTTCCTTCTGAATATCTCGGTATTGCTGAAGAGCAGTCACAAATAAAGGATAAACTCTGTATAATTTTTTATTTAGAAAATAATAATAATTTTTATCTAATTGATTGTTAAATTTCGGTTTATTCACTAAAACCAATTCATCCATTGCCACCACGGTTTCTCCATTGATCTCGTAGATTCTGGCTTTTTGGCTTTCATCGTAGTAGTATTTATTGCCAAATTCATCCACTTTTAACAACTCTTGTGGGTACTGGCTCAAAGGCTTCGCAATCACGGAATCCCTTTGTCCGAAAACAAAGACCCCAAAAAAGAAAAGAAAAAGA harbors:
- a CDS encoding helix-turn-helix domain-containing protein, with the protein product MSIGTRVKQYREAKNWSQEDLAIRLDTTQTTISNIESDKNIPNSLLLKKIADELEVNLNDLYDDKITNISNIEKNDGVVNTGSGTVNMQSPELLEAILKNQEQIAKLMEAQSKLIESLLKK
- a CDS encoding DUF6261 family protein; translation: MKKLIPVDLMKLHHAEFGQFIVRFFEDFNNSSLDANTDTDFKKMFDAIQAQIPIYNSSLDQIRGSEETSKIAAADAVRDADLQALRDAVRPYRNAKTQTEKDAYVTIKMLLNQYKNVQHASYEEETNRLTTLVGKLLSSDYSSAISSLGIVKFTNHLSDSNAAFNTIFSSRYSGNSQKQNFDVKALRKVLTRDYKQMANYIVTLANVKEDPFYTDLLTILNNGRNYFSKTVLARRNGNKTETQL
- a CDS encoding aspartyl protease family protein, whose translation is MQKIPQLFFIFFTILISAQGKRFFEDGEVQLKNTVEKINLTYASDLPFVKVNINGKIYNFLFDSGAPTVISNSIYSELNLEKKHSSKVKDSQKNKQEQIFTQLPEMTVDNVIFKNIGVVVMDLNGSELGCFKIDGILGANQMAKLFWRINYSESSIETTKDLANFDLKDYETVIPFDAKTQKTPTVLAKILDKKIELTFDTGFTGRLKISDSNYNSKKVKQAVETYGTNSVGAFGAGKPVPGYIFRTEEMTLGNQTFQNELVMTGSTSLIGNEFFKDFIFIMDWKNNKIYMKRIKNNPPKLESFGFGYRFIDAKPVVVFVFKDNGSPVQIGDSILSINAIDLDHLNKESACNYMINRVEKDYKTIEVKVKRDGKILDFKLDKNEYLK
- the kwaB gene encoding anti-phage protein KwaB, coding for MELNQLKERLKLINNTSVPVGICIHIIKKQEDNSEVILNADISQNLADELKEIFVNEINEKIINNSNINLRNISATHETVDTLFLYDLDEFPEKLSVINEFNPFTDYPDFSFSNDDIQSIKAIIITIGSEDNYFSIYKHVYPVTIVRQDKMLGLIPRGNRFEKLSSSILQINTSIDFLFADNTLIVNNLKTFASAYGYNEIVKNQARIKLELISSLDLIDNIEELHLFMDNIKYAKRVLRIQAESPVLQLEKSTIVSFISNHPRLSRRIRLNSTSDKIVLDTDVSKVIVIGIFNDDYLKSNLTDLDYESENKLTLADEEE
- the kwaA gene encoding anti-phage protein KwaA — translated: MKLKIQLYVLSLWLLFILLFINKVSFPTCFGINCGFISFQDILEMNIIPSISLIIVILGFIFYFQFKYIINGNRSLPEKISKIENLNWEHLTFLVTYILPFLSFNLGENRNGLIFFLSLIIIGFIYVKTNMFYTNPTLALLGYHIYKISTANNDGIIIITKDIIKKDDWIKSKLLSDNIYIANKT
- a CDS encoding peptidylprolyl isomerase, coding for MNVDKETYEGLKDGLYANLQTTKGNLIVKFEDKKSPVTVANFVGLAEGKIDNKSKAKGVPFYDGTIFHRVIKDFMIQGGDPKGTGAGDPGYKFEDERNDLHHTGKGILSMANSGPNTNGSQFFITEVATPWLDGKHTIFGAVVKGNDVIDAIANVDKGAQDKPKTDIVLEKVSIFSKGDEYKNYDAAKTFTEGKAKIAENNKAYVAKEEADRKKKEEDFKANQLKMVEDLQVGMQKTESGLYYKITKTTTGKAPKAGDNISVHYAGKLVDGTEFDSSFKRNEPIEIPIGMGRVIKGWDEGILLLKEGETATLLIPPALGYGERGAGGVIPPNAWLIFDVELVKVQ
- a CDS encoding branched-chain amino acid aminotransferase is translated as MIIQKTENSRISTFDPNNFSFGNTFIDHMIICEYEDGKWGDVKLVPYGPLMFTPAMMGVNYGQACFEGMKAYKDKDGQVFLFRPEKNFERINKSATRLAMPEVTEEMFLDGLKALVDLDRGWIPSGEGMSLYIRPLIFATEEALKARVSNKYMFAIVATPAKSYYTEPVSVKISDHYSRAASGGVGSAKAAGNYAASFYPTQLAMDEGYEQIIWTDDATHEYFEESGTMNVFVRINDTIYTPPTSEKILDGVTRDSFIQLAKKRGIEVKVEPIPVKAVVEAQKNGTLKEVWGVGTAVVTTVFQALGYNGDKLQLPVLSDDESFAATLKNDLVNIQTNVAEDTFGWRVVVEKNVLETV
- the mnmD gene encoding tRNA (5-methylaminomethyl-2-thiouridine)(34)-methyltransferase MnmD; the protein is MKREIKTTNDGSKTLFINDLNENYHSHHGALQEAEHVFIKNGLNLINDCEINILELGFGTGLNVLVTINEYLKTDKNHIINYFTLEKYPINESEIEDLAYFEHFDNPELKEIYQKIHQAEWGKSVEIINGINLKKIQCDFFDLKDIELPKINLVYFDCFGARVQPDLWEKPLFEMVSDKMSVNGLLTTYSSKGSVRRILQELNFKVEKKQGPPGKREMINAVKL
- a CDS encoding NUDIX domain-containing protein, which translates into the protein MIDKINVRVYACAVKDKKVLTLFEEYAGEPLMKFPGGGLEYGEGLIECLHREFDEELNVKIEIVEHFYTQENFLVSRFRENEQLLTIYYIVNITNEEDFIILDPCIEKTEWIPIDRPDNPFPLPVDKVVFDKLKEKYL
- a CDS encoding DUF4294 domain-containing protein — its product is MNFTKIVYLFLFFFGVFVFGQRDSVIAKPLSQYPQELLKVDEFGNKYYYDESQKARIYEINGETVVAMDELVLVNKPKFNNQLDKNYYYFLNKKLYRVYPLFVTALQQYRDIQKEMTDLDSKAKRKYIKDRQNMLADQYEKQLRDLTTTEGQVFAKLMNRATGKNVFEIIKELRGGWSAFWWNVKGKMADIDLKDQYNPRKNRTDEFLESLLQSNWNSGYLQPYPGASTFKSPK